The Bacteroidia bacterium genome window below encodes:
- a CDS encoding 50S ribosomal protein L25/general stress protein Ctc, which produces MEVLTITGTLRSTGKKEVKALRSQGNVPCVVYGVRPEPIHFATHWLNFRQIVYTPQVKFVDIQIGNQTLRTILKEVQFHPVTNEIIHADFLEISDNKKITMEIPVSFTGRSVGVSKGGKLLPKMRKLKVKALPKYMPSTIAIDITDLDVGKSIRVGDIKMENIEILHNKSIPVVSVIATRAMVAAGAAPKK; this is translated from the coding sequence ATGGAAGTATTAACAATTACAGGTACTCTACGGAGTACAGGAAAGAAAGAAGTAAAAGCTCTGCGCAGCCAAGGTAATGTTCCATGTGTAGTATACGGCGTACGCCCTGAACCTATCCATTTTGCTACACATTGGCTTAATTTTAGACAAATTGTTTATACCCCACAAGTTAAGTTTGTGGATATTCAGATAGGTAATCAAACTTTGCGCACTATTTTAAAAGAAGTGCAGTTTCATCCTGTAACTAATGAAATTATCCATGCAGACTTTCTGGAAATCAGTGATAATAAAAAAATTACTATGGAAATTCCTGTATCTTTTACAGGTCGTAGTGTGGGGGTAAGCAAGGGAGGGAAGCTATTACCTAAAATGCGCAAACTCAAAGTAAAAGCACTGCCTAAGTATATGCCTTCTACTATTGCTATAGACATTACTGATTTAGACGTAGGTAAGTCTATACGCGTAGGAGACATAAAAATGGAAAACATAGAAATTTTACATAACAAATCTATTCCTGTTGTGAGTGTAATTGCTACTCGTGCTATGGTAGCTGCAG